The Streptomyces seoulensis genome contains a region encoding:
- a CDS encoding acyl-CoA dehydrogenase family protein — translation MSASPKPPAFDPADPLGLDDLLDPEDLAVRDTVRSWAADRVLPYVADWYEKGELPGIRELARELGSIGALGMSLTGYGCAGASSVQYGLACLELEAADSGIRSLVSVQGSLAMYAIHRYGSEEQKNEWLPRMASGEVIGCFGLTEPDHGSDPAGMRTFAKRDGDDWVLSGRKMWITNGSVAGVAVVWARTEDGIRGFVVPTDLPGFSAPEIKHKWSLRASVTSELVLDDVRLPADAVLPEVTGLRGPLGCLSHARYGIVWGSMGAARASFEAALEYARTREQFGRPIGGFQLTQAKLADMAVELHKGILLAHHLGRRMDAGRLRPEQISFGKLNNVREAIEICRTARTILGANGISLEYPVMRHATNLESVLTYEGTVEMHQLVLGKALTGLDAFR, via the coding sequence ATGTCCGCGTCCCCGAAGCCGCCCGCGTTCGATCCCGCCGACCCGCTCGGCCTGGACGACCTGCTCGACCCCGAGGACCTCGCCGTCCGCGACACCGTCCGCTCCTGGGCGGCGGACCGGGTCCTGCCGTACGTGGCCGACTGGTACGAGAAGGGCGAGCTGCCCGGCATCCGGGAGCTGGCCCGCGAACTCGGCTCGATCGGCGCTCTCGGCATGTCCCTGACCGGGTACGGCTGCGCGGGCGCGTCGTCCGTGCAGTACGGCCTCGCCTGCCTGGAGCTGGAGGCCGCCGACTCCGGCATCCGGTCCCTGGTCTCGGTGCAGGGCTCCCTCGCCATGTACGCGATCCACCGGTACGGCAGCGAGGAGCAGAAGAACGAGTGGCTGCCCCGCATGGCCTCCGGCGAGGTGATCGGCTGCTTCGGGCTGACCGAGCCCGACCACGGCTCCGACCCGGCCGGCATGCGTACGTTCGCCAAGCGGGACGGCGACGACTGGGTGCTCAGCGGGCGCAAGATGTGGATCACCAACGGCTCGGTCGCCGGGGTCGCGGTGGTCTGGGCGCGTACCGAGGACGGCATCCGGGGCTTCGTCGTCCCCACCGACCTGCCCGGCTTCTCGGCGCCGGAGATCAAGCACAAGTGGTCCCTGCGGGCCTCCGTCACCAGCGAACTCGTCCTGGACGACGTACGGCTGCCCGCCGACGCGGTGCTGCCGGAGGTCACCGGGCTGCGCGGACCGCTCGGCTGCCTCTCGCACGCCCGGTACGGCATCGTCTGGGGTTCGATGGGCGCCGCCCGCGCCAGCTTCGAGGCCGCCCTGGAGTACGCGCGGACGCGGGAGCAGTTCGGGCGGCCCATCGGGGGCTTCCAGCTCACCCAGGCCAAGCTCGCCGACATGGCGGTGGAGCTGCACAAGGGGATTCTGCTCGCCCATCATCTGGGGCGGCGGATGGACGCCGGGCGGCTGCGGCCCGAGCAGATCAGTTTCGGCAAGCTGAACAACGTCCGCGAGGCCATCGAGATCTGCCGTACGGCGCGGACGATCCTCGGTGCCAACGGGATCTCCCTGGAGTATCCCGTGATGCGGCACGCGACCAACCTGGAGTCGGTGCTCACCTATGAGGGCACCGTGGAGATGCACCAGCTCGTGCTGGGCAAGGCGCTCACCGGGCTCGACGCCTTCCGGTGA
- a CDS encoding cell division protein SepF encodes MGSVRKASAWLGLVDDNDDERYYDDDYSEGTESADAWVTDPRVKVAADTAEDKGRRIGTVTPDSFRDARAIGELFRDGVPVIMNLTAMEGADAKRVVDFAAGLTFGLRGTIERVATRVFLLTPAHTEIISGEPAGRREDGFFNQS; translated from the coding sequence ATGGGATCGGTACGCAAGGCGAGTGCGTGGCTCGGCCTCGTCGACGACAACGATGACGAGCGTTACTACGACGACGACTACTCCGAGGGCACGGAGTCCGCAGACGCCTGGGTCACCGACCCGCGGGTGAAGGTGGCGGCGGACACGGCCGAGGACAAGGGCCGCCGGATCGGCACGGTCACCCCGGACAGCTTCCGGGACGCCCGCGCCATCGGCGAACTGTTCCGGGACGGTGTCCCGGTCATCATGAACCTCACGGCGATGGAGGGCGCCGACGCCAAGCGCGTGGTGGACTTCGCGGCCGGACTCACCTTCGGGCTGCGGGGCACGATCGAGCGGGTGGCGACGCGGGTCTTCCTGCTGACGCCCGCCCACACCGAGATCATCAGTGGCGAACCGGCCGGCCGCCGGGAGGACGGCTTCTTCAACCAGAGCTGA
- a CDS encoding S1 family peptidase yields MRIKRTTPRGRIARRTQLTAAVSGLLAVAAFAAPTAHASDVHTFSASQLTKASDSVRQADVPGTAWAVDSKTNRVLVTVDSTVSQAEISKIKEQAGADALTIKRTPGKFNKLITGGDAIYGGSYRCSLGFNVRSGSTYYFLTAGHCGEVASTWYSNSAKTTLLGTNVGYSFPGNDFALVRYTNSSIAHPSAVGSQTISSAATPAVGATVTRRGSTTGTHSGRVTALNATVNYGSGDVVSGLIQTTVCAEGGDSGGPLYGGSVAYGLTSGGSGNCSSGGTTFFQPVTEALSYYGVTLP; encoded by the coding sequence GTGAGGATCAAGCGCACCACTCCCCGAGGCCGTATCGCCAGACGCACCCAGTTGACGGCCGCCGTCTCCGGCCTCCTTGCCGTGGCAGCGTTCGCCGCCCCCACCGCGCACGCCAGCGACGTCCACACGTTCAGCGCCAGTCAGCTCACCAAGGCGAGCGACTCCGTCCGCCAGGCCGACGTCCCCGGTACCGCCTGGGCCGTCGACAGCAAGACCAACCGCGTCCTCGTCACCGTGGACAGCACGGTGTCCCAGGCCGAGATCTCCAAGATCAAGGAGCAGGCCGGCGCCGACGCGCTCACCATCAAGCGGACGCCCGGCAAGTTCAACAAGCTGATCACCGGCGGCGACGCCATCTACGGCGGCTCCTACCGGTGCTCGCTCGGCTTCAACGTGCGCAGCGGCAGCACGTACTACTTCCTGACCGCCGGGCACTGCGGTGAGGTCGCCTCCACCTGGTACAGCAACTCCGCCAAGACCACGCTGCTGGGCACCAACGTCGGGTACAGCTTCCCCGGCAACGACTTCGCGCTGGTGCGCTACACCAACTCCTCGATCGCGCACCCGAGCGCGGTCGGCAGCCAGACGATCAGCAGCGCGGCCACGCCGGCCGTGGGGGCCACGGTGACCCGGCGCGGGTCCACCACCGGCACCCACAGCGGGCGCGTCACCGCGCTGAACGCCACCGTCAACTACGGCAGCGGCGACGTGGTGTCCGGGCTCATCCAGACCACCGTGTGCGCCGAGGGCGGTGACAGCGGCGGTCCGCTGTACGGCGGGAGCGTCGCCTACGGGCTGACCTCCGGGGGCAGCGGCAACTGCTCCTCCGGCGGTACGACGTTCTTCCAGCCGGTCACCGAGGCGCTGAGCTACTACGGGGTGACCCTTCCCTGA
- a CDS encoding S1 family peptidase: MKHRRIPARRAAIAGAGVAALVAAGVTFQTANASEPVKSAPDARVLSAPAAGKLASTLLADLGSDSAGSYYDAQAKSLVVNVLNASAADTVQAAGAKARIVSHSLAVLDGARSTLKKDATIPGTSWATDPVSNKVVVTADKTVSQAQWAKLGKVVSGLDGAAELKRSKGEFKPFVAGGDAITGSGGRCSLGFNVTKGGAPYFLTAGHCTASISSWADSSGATIGQNEDSSFPGNDYGLVKYTGGVDHPSEVNLYNGSAQQITGAAEATVGMKVTRSGSTTQVHDGTVTGLNATVNYSEGTVSGLIQTDVCAEPGDSGGSLFSGSSAVGLTSGGSGDCTSGGETFFQPVTEALSATGTQIG, translated from the coding sequence TTGAAGCATCGACGCATACCCGCACGGCGGGCCGCGATCGCCGGAGCGGGTGTTGCCGCACTGGTCGCCGCGGGTGTCACCTTCCAGACTGCGAACGCCAGCGAACCCGTGAAGTCCGCGCCCGACGCGCGAGTCCTGTCCGCTCCCGCGGCCGGAAAGCTCGCCTCCACGCTGCTCGCCGACCTCGGCTCCGACAGCGCGGGCAGCTACTACGACGCCCAGGCCAAGAGCCTCGTCGTCAACGTGCTCAACGCCTCCGCCGCCGATACCGTCCAGGCGGCCGGCGCCAAGGCCAGAATCGTCTCCCACTCCCTCGCCGTGCTCGACGGCGCGCGGTCCACGCTGAAGAAGGACGCGACGATCCCCGGTACCTCGTGGGCGACCGACCCGGTCTCCAACAAGGTCGTCGTCACCGCCGACAAGACCGTGTCCCAGGCCCAGTGGGCCAAGCTGGGCAAGGTCGTCTCCGGGCTCGACGGTGCCGCTGAACTCAAGCGGTCCAAGGGGGAGTTCAAGCCCTTCGTCGCCGGTGGTGACGCCATCACCGGGTCGGGTGGGCGATGCTCGCTCGGGTTCAACGTGACCAAGGGCGGGGCGCCGTACTTCCTCACCGCGGGGCACTGCACCGCGTCGATCTCCAGTTGGGCGGACTCGTCCGGTGCCACGATCGGGCAGAACGAGGACTCCAGCTTCCCGGGTAACGACTACGGGCTGGTGAAGTACACCGGCGGGGTCGATCACCCGAGCGAGGTCAACCTCTACAACGGGTCTGCTCAGCAGATCACGGGGGCGGCCGAGGCCACCGTGGGGATGAAGGTGACCCGTAGCGGGTCCACCACCCAGGTCCACGACGGGACCGTCACCGGGCTGAACGCGACCGTGAACTACTCCGAGGGCACGGTCAGCGGGCTGATCCAGACCGACGTGTGTGCGGAGCCCGGGGACAGTGGTGGGTCGCTGTTCTCGGGGAGCAGTGCTGTCGGGCTGACGTCCGGGGGTAGTGGGGACTGCACCTCCGGCGGGGAGACGTTCTTCCAGCCTGTGACCGAGGCGCTGTCCGCTACCGGGACTCAGATCGGCTGA